The DNA sequence CATTGTTAGAGCCGAATGGATGAGACGTCCTTTGTTCTCTTCATTTCATGTGTCACCGGTGAAAACTAAAAAACTGCACGAGGATCCCATATATggcaaattaaaaataactgagcatgattttttttaataatgtgtGAAAGACACTTTagttattacacattttaagtgttttacaATGTTACTGTTGATATGTGCAACTGTTCTCCTTAAAATACCAAAAGGTCTTTCTAGTTTAAGTTAaatctatttttaaaaataaagctgtGAGTTACAGGTAGCCCTTACACAGTTTGCCATTATATTTAGTTTTCCTTTCACTGCTGTTTCTCAATATAGAGCGCGTTTTAATGAAACCGAAAGCATTTTCTTTGCACTAATAATAAGAAAGCTCATTCAGGCAAATGAAAAAGCTGGTCGATATAAATAGAGAAATCAAAGAGCCGGGTTGTGGGGGTGGGGAACACGCAAATCACTGTCTCTTAAAAATTAAAGGTATTAGTTATAGAAACACAATTATGCATCGTATTATCAAACGTCattaacatgaatttaaaatcagtgttaactttatttttctgatatcttttttacattttatttgcatATTCTGTCTAGTGTCTCGTGCCTCAGCTGGATAAGTAATATATCTTTactctacccagtctcacaaagtttcgtgatatagtcacgtatttttttgattcttttttcgtgctattatcacgaaatttcgtgttttttcgtagtcgtataacgaattcctgttttcgtgtgattatcacgtattggttactcgactgttttttcctatttttaaaccattgtcgcttcggtttagggttagatttggtgcttgcattagaatgtcacttaatatattgatctatactatttttcctgatttatttttttatatgtcgcctggcgttagggttagagttgggtttggttagggatgtcattttatgtaaatctaaccctaaaccgaagcgacaatggtaagaaaataggacaaaacagtcgagcAACCAACACGTgacaatcacacgaaaacaggaactcGCCACACGaccacgaaaaaacacgaaaccTCGCGACAacagcacgaaaaaagaatcaaaaaaacaCGTGACCATATAACGAAACTTCGTGAGACTGGCCTGCTTTACTGCAACCATGCCAATATGTTTTACTGATTATAAATCGGTTAAAATgcgatatttttttattaagctGATCACTACACCATGTTTTATCATGTAGCGTAACCAGGAATGGGATATGATGGTTTAACACTTTTACACGGTATTTTGTCCGATATATATTTGTCCGATAGTGGTTTTACATCAACGTATGAATAAGTGACTATGAAGGAGGGTAGCCTATGAAGCGCACTGGTAGAGAGCGCTGTAAGTGGCTGTAATGAAAACTGCTGTCGGTGTCTTCAATAAAAGATGACACAGACAGCAGCTGGACTCAGCTGCAGGTCGAGTTGGTGCATGACTGCGCATCCTGGCTTGTTTGCCACAGTGCAGCACTATGGACAGCTCCTATTGAAGCCCACCATGCAGCACTAAATGTAATAGTTCAACttaatttttgaaaaatgcagaATTTTAAGAATTTCAGTAcagcttcatttttttaaatcagatttttttttattgttggttCTCACAAATTTACTGTATATTGCAGATATAATTCCAAAACAATTGTTGTTTAGTATTATGACACACATCAACTTGTTACAGATTAACTAGGTTGCTTGTTAAGTAAGGGGAAGTTGCTGTAAACTGAAACTTTAAAAGCATGCTAAGCTAACAATAAAATgacattaaattaatatatcaGACTATTTGTTCTCAGTGCAATGAGTTGCTCATGGTTCCTTAATACTGTTCTAAAGCCCCATTTGACAAATATGGGAAACCTGCATGCTCAGTTGTGTGTTATCTAATCAGCTTTTTCATGAAATGTTATCTTTTACTTCACCAGCCTTAACTGGTTTACCAATCCAAAACCATGCAACACAAAATATGCATTTTGTGCCTAAAGAGAAACTGAGTGACTGTTTCATATTCTTTTCATTTGTAGTATACTTACTGATTGCTTGACTGAAATTTAGACACAATACATTACATTTGACTTGTTAGTTTTAAACTTGGccgtaatttttttcttaaaaagtgcTGCATGTGATGTACCAATCTAATacaattataattatatatagtCAGTCAGAGGACATTCTCTTGACATCAACACTAACCCAAGATTTTAGAGTAGTTGATATAAGAGTGCTTACAAGAATATACAAGATAAATTCACATCCAGTCGCTGTTTGTCCTTAAGCCACATCCTCCTCCTCAGCAGCAGTATTTGGACTGCATTCAAAGTCCTTGGCAGAGATTACCTTGAGTTGAAATAACTGATTGAGTGCCCTTTATAAGCACAGACAAAATGGTCCACTTGGGCAAATTTATGAAGTTTACAATATGAAATGGTCCGGTGTTTATAACCTAATGCAATATGTTCTTTCATTCCGCAGAAGACATCATGGGAGGCAAGCTAAGTAAAAAGAAGAAGGGATATGATGTCAGTGACCCTAAAGAAAAGAAAGAGGAAAGTGCTGTGGAAGCAGTTGCCCCGTCTGAGAAGAAGGCAGAGTCTCCTGTTACTGAAGCAGAAGCAGTGCCTCAAGAGGCTGCAGTAGAAAGTGTAGCAGCAACAGTGGGGAATGAGCAGGCTGCCTCTCCCCCGACAACCGATACCGAGGTGAAGAAAGACAATGCTACACCAGAAGAACCAGTATCTGCTACAGTGTCATCTAATGCTGCGCCAGAAAAACCAGAAAGTGCAGCAAAGGAACAAGCAGCGACACCAGTAGCAGAGGCACCAGCACCTGTATCAAAGGCCCTAACACCAGAGGTGCCAGCACCTGCGTCAGAGGCACCAGCAGCAGATGTAACAGAGAAGCCTGTAGCAGATGTTCCACCAGCTGCACCCGAGAAACCATTAGCAGAGAAACCTGCTGCTGCAACCGAGGAACCAGCAGCTGTATCGGAAGTCCCCGTGGCAGAGGAACCTGCAGTTGCACCTAAGGAACCAGCAGTTTCATCAGAGGTGCCAGTAGTTGAGGAACCTGCATTTGTATCTAAGGAACTGTCAGCAACACCCAAGACACCATTAACAGAGAAGCCTGCAGTTACACCTGAGGAACCAGCACCTTTGCCAGAGCAACCTGTGGAAGAAAAACCTACACCGGAGGTACCAGCAGCTGTGCCAGAGGCACCTGAAGTTACATCTGAGGAACCGGCGGCTGTGCCAAAGGCAACAGTGACAGAGGAGCCTGCAGCCACACCCGAGGAACCAGCAGCTGTGCCAGAGACACCAGTGACAGAGGAACCTGCAGCTACACCCGAGGAACCGGCAGCTGTGCCAGAGACACAAGTGAAAGAGGAACCTGCAGCTACACCTGAGGAACCGGCAGCTGTGTCAGAGACACAAGTGAAAGAGGAACCTGCAGCTACACCTGAGGAACCGTCAGCTGTGTCAGAGGCACCAGTGAAAGAGGAACCTGCAGCTACACCTGAGGAACCGGCAGCGGTGTCAGAGACACCAGTGACAGAGGAACCTGCAGCTAAACCGAAGGAACCGGCAGCTGTGCCAGAGGCACCGGTGGTGGTGGAATCTGTAACAGTACCTGAGAGTCCAGTAAATGTGCAGGCGTCACCAGTGGCAGAGCCACCTGCAGCTGTGCCAGAGGAACCACTATCTTCCCCTCCACTTGTATCTTCTCCAGTAGAACCTGTTGCAGAGCAGATAACTGAGGAAGTAGTTGAGAAGATTACAAATGTGAATGAAGTGTCCACTGAAATCATAGAAGCCACAAAGGCAGTGCCAGAACCAGAGACTGTCACTGAGGCAGCAGCTCCAGAGGCAGTTGCTGAGGCTGCCCCCGTGCCTGAGCCTGTGGCAGAGGTAGAGGAAGCTGTGTCTAGTCCAGAGAAACCTGAGCCTGTGTCTGAAACTACTGCATCACCTGAGGCCACACTAATACAAGAAAAGCCTGAGCCATCAGAACCCGAGCCTGCACCAGAGCAAAAGAGCACAGTGGAGTCCATCCCTGCGATCGTCATCTTAGAATCAACCTCATCCAATGAGATCTCTGAGGAAGTTGTGAAGCTAAGTAATGGAGAGTGTGAGAATGCTGCTTCAGCCGAGGAGGCTGTATCTACTCCCATTGAAGTAAATGGGAAATGCCATGAGCACGCACCAGAGGAACCCCACGTTGATGCCTCCGAGCCTTCAGCTGAAGAATGTGTGAACGGTGTGAAGGAAGAGGAATCCCCTCAGGAACAAAGTGAATGTGGACTGAAAAAGGACTTGAGTGTGGCTGCTGACATTCATGATCCACTTCCAGTTGGTGACATGGTAGAAGTGCCACAGTGAGTCGACTTAATCTAAGAAGCAAACCTTAAATGTGAATATTGATGCAAACAAAGAAAACAATCGCCTGATAACACAGGCTTTCCGAAAAAATGTCAAAGATGCCTGTTGTGGTTTCCCAGGCAAAAGGAGTTTCTGGTTAACCAAAAAGAAATACCACCCAATAGGTAGTAGAGCAGGAATCACCCTTAAGAAAGACTTAAATGAAATTGGAGaaagaatgagagagagagagagagagagagagagagagagagattgagtAGGAGAGAGAACAGTGTTTGAAATGTTTGTGCCCTGTGTCCTGCTGTCATTGGAGAGGGCGAGCTTTCAGGTCTGGTGAATATTTAAGCCAGAGAGAAGATGATTACAAACGGACtgacattaaaattaaaaacaagttggCAGAACAGAAATTGGACGGTAACAGTGGCAAAAAAATTAactgaatgaataattttatcTTTTTGTGTGAGTCTGATGCGTATTAAATGGTTGATTGGATTAGCATTTAATAGTATATAATCTAATTTAGACCACATCATTTCTGTCACCATGTATTATGGAGATTTGAGGATGacgcattttgaatttttcatgATGGGAAACAGTTAggaatgttcatttaacttaatgGCTTGGCTTAGACAATAAAACCCTCTGTTATACCTTAAGAATGGTTCTTTCCTTTCTGCACATGTATTTTTCCCGAATCTTTTGATGAATTGGCACCTcagatgtgattttttttaattgtgcaATATTTAAAGAAGTATTTCAAATAAATGTATGATGCAATCTGGCTGGCTCATGCAGAGCATAAATTCATTATCTTATCACTACAGAATGCGTATGCAGTGTTTTGGcactaaataaatatttaggaGAGTTTTCTCAACAGCTGCAACAGTTACATTTCAGTCCTGCCTTTCTTCCGACATTTTGTTTGGTAGTGCAGGTCACCATTCCAGCGTGTCCTAGGAGTCATTGactttgtaaatttgttttgtGGGGCTGGATTTCACACACGTGTTGTTTTGAGCAATTTGGAACATGGCTATGCATTTTAATGTCTGTTCAAATGCTAAATTCACCCACGCTACAGAAGACTTGGCTAGCCATTCCTGTGAAAGCATATGGCTTTTAGCATAACTAAAGGGGATACAGTGCAATGCAGCACACTGCAGTGGGGGGAACAGGACTAGGGAAGATTTTTGGCTTAAAAGGAGGAGCTCTGGTACAGCGTGAAGGGAGAGAAAGCAGCCATGACAAAACATATAATCGCGATTTACCTTCAGACATGATGTACAAATGCGCACAACATCCGCATGTAGAGCAGAAGAAAGACAACATAAGAAGGATAAACactcaaatgaaaaaacatgaACTCAAGAGTTTAAAAGTATTTCAAACTTTCACTTATTCTTATTCTTCAACAGATTATAGGGCTAGTCTGACATGTGctaattcacataaattatttagaaagagaattttttttatgtgtttggTTTCATAAAGGCACACCATAGGCGGGCATGAGAAAAACCTTGAGACAGAAAAATCTGGAAATATCCGAAGGTTCCCAAGTGTCCTTTCTCAGCACCATAATGTACTCCTCCACATACCAAGCATGAATACttgggtttcttaaaaaaaaaacaggcgTACAGATTTATGAAAGGAATGTTCTCTAAAGCTGAAGGGGGTGATGGGGTTAGGGTGGATTAACTCATTGTTTTTTAAAGTCTGAGAAACTTTTTAATACAAACCGTttgtcataaaaaaacaaaaagtttacTTCAATACTGTATGTAAGCATCTGGTTTAGGGTTCTGTGTTCAATGGTGATTTAAGGGGTGTGTAAAGAATTTTCAACACAAGGTGTCCAGTTTCCCCATCCCATCCTACTCTGGTTAGGGAGTGAGGTTCTTTCCTTTCTACATCctacatctctctctctctttctctcgctctcTGTCCCTTCCTCCAGTATTCCTCTTTTTTTGTTAGCTTTTATGCACAACAGATGAGAGGCCCTGcttgcatcttgatttaaagaCCTTCTGCACAGTGCATAGCTGTGTAGCCCCAGCTGCAGTGCTTGGATACACCAGTGCTATGTGTTCTATACTGGTGGCTTGGCACAAAACTGAGGTTGCTTTCCTGTCTCTTTCTACCCACGAGGAAATGTAATCCTTCACTTTCTACTCCCCTATACTCTATTTAAAATACAAGAAAGGGTATAGATCAAAGCCCACATTTTCAAAGGAAATGCAAATGGCTCTCATTTATACTTTTTAGTTCCATATGATTTTGTGCCAGTGGGGCTTCATTATTGCATTTTCAATAATCATTTGTTTTGTACGATTTACATGTAAAATAGGAACCTTATAGTTACGAATGAGATCAGGTTGACAATTTGGTGAAAAGTTACATTGTCTATTAAGAGCAAGCACTTCATTGAAATCACCCGAAAGCAGATGAACATTAAAAAAGTTCCTATGGAAAGCAATTTAGAGCATTGGTTTTAATTGTAAGTTGAAAAAGTTCAACAAAACCTGAAAGAAATATGTGTTCAGCTCTTACAGTTTCTTATTATCTTAATATTCTTATTGCTTCATACTGATTAAATTCAACACACATCTGTGGTTCAGGTCACACTGCTATTACAGACTTATGCACCTTTTCTCACCTTTAAACACACTTGAAAAATAAACCTATTAACCTATTTCTAACACCAATTTCTATCCTGTGGAGCCAAACCccaatgtatttaaaaatggtTGAAAACTCCAAGGGGGAATCCCATTGTTTTTCCCCTCTTACTCTCTTTGTGATTGATGGCCTGGCAATGCTCTGCCCATCTGTGCAGCTGCTCTATAATGCAGTCATTATATGCAGGCCTGCAGAAGCCTTTCAGTTATAGTTACAACCAGTATTGATCCACGAGTTAGCTTAATGGCCACTAAGAGCGTTGGGTCTGTTTCCTTACCCTTTCCCCTCTATCGCTCATGCTCTTCTTCCTTTGGTCTTTTTCGTTCTCTCACCCTCCCCCTGCTTACACACATTGCACATTCCCCTTGCCTGTATCCATTCAAGGTCTGCAGCACGCACCAGGCAAAATGTACGTTTGAGAGATGAGGAAAGGCTTCTGTATGGGTGTGTGAGTGTGGGCTACTGACAGTCCCAGCATGGAGCCTCTATATGAGGGAAGACGTGTCTTTGTTGTTCTGCCCAACCCCCCTCCTCTGTTCCCTTCTCCCCTTCAGCCATTAGGGGAGAGAGAATTTTATACCCTGACATTTAATCATTCTAGACCATTAAACAGAGGCAGGAAGAACCAGAAGCCGCGTGCCAAACGGAGCTCATTTTGCCCCGAACAGCATTATGATCCAGCTATACTGAGGCATGTGGCGTTTGATCCCTTTGCAGACTTTAAAGATGCCGTAGCTGCTTAGAGCAAGAGTTTGCTGTAGTAATAGATGTTTAAagacacatttttcaaaaacctTGTTGCAAATATGTGCAAACTGACATTTTGTAAGCAGATGGGGTTGTATATACAGCgggaaaaataagtattttacacatcagcatttttatcagtaaggggatttctaagtgggctattgaccatcaagccaaatattgaattaatgttcatttaagtatacaagttgggtcataataaataaagtgaaatgagtattgaacacactttatttaatactttgtagaaaagcctgtTTTGGttattacagcttctagaccctcttgtatggagagaccagttgtctgcattgctcaggagttctggcccattcttccacacaaatggtctttaaatcttaaaaggttccttgggcctcttttattAACTTTGTCTTCAGTTCTCTCCAAAGATTTTAtatgggatttaggtcaggtgattgactgACTGCTTACTTGGttccttggccttgtgtttgggatcattgtcttgctgaaatgtccaccctcttttATTTTCAGCTTTTTGGTAGATGGGAGCggatttttatccagaatgtcccggtacatttctccattgatcctgccttcaataatatgagGTTTGCCAGTACCTCTTGCtaaaaagcagccccaaaccattatgcttccacccccaaacttaacttttggtatggtgttcttggggtggtgggcagtcccatttcttctccaaacattGTGTGTAGAATTACTGccaaaaaaactatattttgctttcatctgaccatactatagtctcccaataatccacaggctcctccaaatgctctttcgcaaactttaaccgatcctcaacatgctttttgttcagcagtggagtcttgcgtggtgagcatgcatggatgccatggcgggtcagtgcattgcttatagttgtctttgaaacaacagtacctgctgatgcaaggtcttcctgaagttctgccgagtggttcttggctcttggagaactctcctgattattctttggactcctcagacagggatcttacgtggagcacctgatcatacactgaaaaaaacaacttgtaaaatttacttaaaaaaatcctcgtaacaatttgcacgaactttttttaagtaaaatttactgctttttataagtaaaacttacctactaaaatcaaataaaatttacttaaaattgcatgataaaacatatgttaaataattaattaaatgttacttaattattttatttagaagttagatttattttaatcatttagGTAATGTCTATTAggttttttgaaaattgaagcattactgtcctaataatattaaaaaaatcatattttctgtttgttattttctttaacatattcctatggacttagttatttttagtgttataaatggcattatagcACAAtattcatgactgacaacaagtcagtcattgaataaacttgattcggaacagaaaggcacacaaactgtgtttctgacatgcattatcagcactgaggagagaattacaatacaatgttctgaacagggttcatgtaaagaaacactgatcacctgaacggtgacttcacaaaattattatttacaacaaaacaacatcaataatataagagcttaaacctttatgacattttgctaacaaatatttaagtagttaaagttcttatcagttcttattctgtgataaagcttaaaaaataaaaatattcaggcgcaaagaattgtgggtattccttacaacatgtgcaaataaatgtaagtaaattttacttaaataatacaagaaaatatctaataagacttactattcccacacagttcattttttacatgaattaattgtgtatttatcatcattttacttaggaaaatctagttctcaataaatgttaatattatta is a window from the Misgurnus anguillicaudatus chromosome 21, ASM2758022v2, whole genome shotgun sequence genome containing:
- the LOC129446727 gene encoding uncharacterized protein, whose amino-acid sequence is MGGKLSKKKKGYDVSDPKEKKEESAVEAVAPSEKKAESPVTEAEAVPQEAAVESVAATVGNEQAASPPTTDTEVKKDNATPEEPVSATVSSNAAPEKPESAAKEQAATPVAEAPAPVSKALTPEVPAPASEAPAADVTEKPVADVPPAAPEKPLAEKPAAATEEPAAVSEVPVAEEPAVAPKEPAVSSEVPVVEEPAFVSKELSATPKTPLTEKPAVTPEEPAPLPEQPVEEKPTPEVPAAVPEAPEVTSEEPAAVPKATVTEEPAATPEEPAAVPETPVTEEPAATPEEPAAVPETQVKEEPAATPEEPAAVSETQVKEEPAATPEEPSAVSEAPVKEEPAATPEEPAAVSETPVTEEPAAKPKEPAAVPEAPVVVESVTVPESPVNVQASPVAEPPAAVPEEPLSSPPLVSSPVEPVAEQITEEVVEKITNVNEVSTEIIEATKAVPEPETVTEAAAPEAVAEAAPVPEPVAEVEEAVSSPEKPEPVSETTASPEATLIQEKPEPSEPEPAPEQKSTVESIPAIVILESTSSNEISEEVVKLSNGECENAASAEEAVSTPIEVNGKCHEHAPEEPHVDASEPSAEECVNGVKEEESPQEQSECGLKKDLSVAADIHDPLPVGDMVEVPQ